GATAGTCATTTCTCCTGAAGGTCAGGTGCTCGACAATCACACCGTAGCGCGGTTATCGAAGGCATATACTCTACATCTTCAGACAAAGTTGCCGATAATTGTGACAGGATCATTCATGCCCGGTCGATCAACGTCTACTGTTGCCGAGCTAATGAGGGATTGGCTTCTTGATCGAGGTGTCGCATCTGCCAGGGTGATTGTCGAGCCTAGAGCTCAGACAACCTGGGAAAATGCGAATTATACGGCAGATATCTGCAGTCAGTTCAACTGGAGCAGTGTAATTCTCGTGACTTCTGCCGTTCATATGAAAAGGGCGGTAAGTTCGTTTGAGAAGTTCTCTCTACGTGTTACGCCTTTTCCAACGGATTACATGTATGACCACACAAAACTCAGCTACGTAGATTTTCTTCCTAACCAGCGGGCGCTCGATGCAAATCTTTCTGCTCTTCATGAGTATTTTGGGCAGTTGAGATATCTTCTGAAGAGTCCATAAGAAGTGAGATCATGTGTGATTCCTTTGTAGTTCTTGGTAGTTCTACAGCAGATGGCAGAACGATTTTCGGAAAGAACAGCGACCGTGAGCCAAATGAACCGCAATCGATCCATTTCTTTCCTCGTTTATCAGGTAATGGAACGGATTTGTTCACAACAACGCAGAGAGTCAGCCAGGTTAGCGAGACTAACGCGATCCTCATTTCGAAGCCATCGTGGATGTGGGGTGGCGAAATGGGAGTCAATGACAAGGGAGTTGTTATAGGAAATGAAGCGGTTTTCACGAAGGAGACGGTCCGGAGAGACGGTCTCCTGGGTATGGACATATTGAGGATTGCGTTGGAGAGATCGGAAAGTGCCGAACATGCTGTCAAAACGATTGTTGAGTTGATTGAAGATTACGGTCAGGGAGCTAACGGAGGTTTCACCAAATATCTATATTATCACAACTCTTTTCTGATAGCAGATAGAGAAAATGCGTGGGTTCTGGAAACCTCCGATAGCTATTGGGTTTCGAAGAAGGTGAAAGGATCTGCCGCGATATCAAACTGTCTGACTCTTGGAGACGACTTTGATGATGGTCATCCTCAGGTCATTCGAAACGCAGAAAATCACGGATGGCATAAGCCCGGGAAAGCGTTTAGCTTTGCTGAATCATACGAAAAGAAACTAATTAGGAAATTCTCGGGCGCAGGAACAAGACTTAGAAGAATGCAAGAGCTTCTGGAAGAGGGAGAAGTAAGTATCGAAAGAAGCTTTGAGATTCTTAGAGATCACGAAAATAGCAAACACCTCGGTTCAATGCGAAATATTTGTATGCACGCCGGTGCCTCATTAGTCAGCAGTCAGACTACTTCTTCGATGGTAGTTGTTCTGGGAGAGAAGCCAGAAATATGGATAACTAATAGTAGTGTCCCCTGTCTATCTGTGTTCAAGCCAGTATGGTTTGATAGCTACGAATCAAGCCTTCCATTTGACGAACCGGAAGACGGGATCAACTACTGGGGGAGCTGGGAGAAATTCATCCGGCTAGCCATTCTACGAGACTCAAAGGCAAAAGAGTTGTGGAGAGAGTACTGCCTTCAGTTTGAACAGGATCTGTTGTTGACTGCCGGGAAAATGAAAGCAGATGATCTCTCGGAGCAGGCATTCGATAAGAGCAGGAATATTGCGAGAAAAATGACCTCGCTTCTAGAGGAAGAAGAGGTAGAAGCAGGCTTCTTCAATAGAAAGTACTGGAACAGACAGAACAAGAAGCTTCAGGAGCTGAAATCAAGGAACTTCAAGAAGGAGATTCCTACGTGAAAAAGGGGTTCTCCCTAAGAATACTTTGAGCCGTCGTTTCCGGTCCGTGGCCTGGAAGCACTATCAAATTAGGTCTTTCAATGAAGAACTGCTTGAGCTTTCTAATACTCCTCTCCATCTCTATTCCATCGCCGTCTGGTAAATCAGTTCTTCCAACCGAATTCGAGAAGACTGTATCGCCAGAAAAAAGGTATCTCTCTCCGTACATGAAGCAGCAGGAACCCTTTGTATGTCCGGGAGTGTGAAGACACTTCCAGGGTCTGTGAAGAATCTCGGGAGTTACAATCATGCCTTCTTCTATAAGAAGACGGGTTTTTCCGAAAAAGGTGAGAAGGCTTTTATTTGGATCTAGTAGTAATGGTCTGTCCAATTCATGTATAATAATCGCGCTTGCGGCAATCTGATCGGCATCGTGTGTGTGATCGGCATGACCGTGAGTTAGAAGAATGCGTACTTGCTTGTCGCTCACAAGTTTGGTAAACTCTTCTGAGAGACCATAACCGGGGTCTACAATTGTTAGCACTTCCTCTTCTTCTATCACATAACAGTTCTCATCCAGAGCTTTGGCCAGGAGTTTCTTGACTTCTACCATAAACAGCCCTCCCGTCGAAATCGTTCCAGACACCTGCAAAGTCATCAGATATTGAGCAATTCCTATTGTCAGCACTTTAAACAGCGCTAACACTCATGGCAGGCAGCAATAATTGATGCTGAATGTCACTGAATAGCATGGACAGTGACATTAGTTCGCTTTTCTGATCGTAATGCATCATAATTAAATTTACTCAAGAGATTTTACCAGAAAGGCGGTCGCATGATAAAATATCGAGGGGAAGAGGAGTTGGATTTGAAGAATTCTAGAGTTTGCGGTCTGGCCTTAAGATTCAATTATGATGATCCCGAGAGTTTTAGGTCTGAGCTGAGGGCTATTCTTGATGAAGAGGATCTCTCGAGAGAAGATCTCGGAATATTGGTAGCTCTTGATTTTGCATACTCTCAAACATTCGACGAGACGGGTGTATTTGACTTCTCCGATGTGGAAAGTGAGCTTCTGGCAGAAGGAATATACTTTCTAGCGTATTTTTTAGCCAGGAATTCAGAGGACAAGATTGCTTACCTTGTTTCTAAGCTTGCAGTGGATCTAATTGCAAAGGAATGTGGAAAGGAACAGGAAATCAACCTCAAAATGCTCCATATGATGACTTCATTTGAAATGGGCTTTGGAGACGAAACACTCTCGCTTTTCGCCGAACTCGTGAAACTGGAGGAGTATGTACCGACCCAGAAGCGCTTTGAATACTACAATGATCTTGGCCTGGTCTCGACTCAGCTCCAGACCGGTGACAATCCATGGAAATTCTATGAGAGAGCAAAAGAAGTGGCCGAATCACCGGCAAGAATGCAAATGGTTCAGCTGAACATGATCGACTATCTCTACTCGAAGAACAGATTTGCTGAGGCAATAGAGCTTCTTGACCTGGTCCAAGGATGCGATGTGGTTTCAATAAAAGGATACAAACTAATGATTAACTTGAAGATTCT
This genomic window from Mesotoga sp. Brook.08.105.5.1 contains:
- a CDS encoding YdcF family protein, which codes for MTALLYLEKFASAILTPPGLFILIFLIIAVILIRKGEERRTKVIGIVVIVLCSFAYLLSTGLGTYLYLQPLERAYTAPRAVNGQAIVVLSSGIVISPEGQVLDNHTVARLSKAYTLHLQTKLPIIVTGSFMPGRSTSTVAELMRDWLLDRGVASARVIVEPRAQTTWENANYTADICSQFNWSSVILVTSAVHMKRAVSSFEKFSLRVTPFPTDYMYDHTKLSYVDFLPNQRALDANLSALHEYFGQLRYLLKSP
- a CDS encoding carcinine hydrolase/isopenicillin-N N-acyltransferase family protein, coding for MCDSFVVLGSSTADGRTIFGKNSDREPNEPQSIHFFPRLSGNGTDLFTTTQRVSQVSETNAILISKPSWMWGGEMGVNDKGVVIGNEAVFTKETVRRDGLLGMDILRIALERSESAEHAVKTIVELIEDYGQGANGGFTKYLYYHNSFLIADRENAWVLETSDSYWVSKKVKGSAAISNCLTLGDDFDDGHPQVIRNAENHGWHKPGKAFSFAESYEKKLIRKFSGAGTRLRRMQELLEEGEVSIERSFEILRDHENSKHLGSMRNICMHAGASLVSSQTTSSMVVVLGEKPEIWITNSSVPCLSVFKPVWFDSYESSLPFDEPEDGINYWGSWEKFIRLAILRDSKAKELWREYCLQFEQDLLLTAGKMKADDLSEQAFDKSRNIARKMTSLLEEEEVEAGFFNRKYWNRQNKKLQELKSRNFKKEIPT
- a CDS encoding MBL fold metallo-hydrolase, whose translation is MVEVKKLLAKALDENCYVIEEEEVLTIVDPGYGLSEEFTKLVSDKQVRILLTHGHADHTHDADQIAASAIIIHELDRPLLLDPNKSLLTFFGKTRLLIEEGMIVTPEILHRPWKCLHTPGHTKGSCCFMYGERYLFSGDTVFSNSVGRTDLPDGDGIEMERSIRKLKQFFIERPNLIVLPGHGPETTAQSILRENPFFT